The Acidobacteriota bacterium genomic interval AGCAGGTCGAGCTTCGCATGTACACGGTCATCTACGAGCTGATCGAAGAAATTCAGCAGGCCATGCTCGGTCTTTTGGAACCCACCATTCGCGAGCGGTTGGTCGGCCGGGCGGAAGTGCGCGACACTTTTCGCGTGGCCAAGTTCGGAACCATCGCCGGATGCTTCGTTCGGGACGGGTCGATTTCCCGCAACTCCCTGATTCGACTGGTTCGAGACGGCGCCGTCATTCACGAAGGCCGGACCGCCTCGTTGCGGCGATTCAAGGAGGACGTCAACGAGGTCAGGAGCGGGTACGAGTGCGGCATCTCCATCGCCAACTACCAGGACATCAAGGTCGGAGACGTGATCGAAGCCTTCGTGAAGGAAAAGGTGGCTCCCCAACTCGTTTAGTCCGGTTTCTCCATAAACTCCCGCGCGTTCGCCGATGCCCATCGTTTTCTGTTCGCTTGAGATTTACCTCCCCTACAGCCGGTCTCTGAAGGAGAAGCGCAACGTGGTCCGCAAGACGGCGGACCGCCTGCGTTCCCGGCTCAACTTCTCCGTGGCCGAGATCGACTACCAGAATCTGCACCGGAGGGCCCGGCTCGGAGCGGTCTCGGTGGGACCCGACCGGGTGACTCTGGAACGCGTTTCCAATCGGCTCATTCGGGAGAGCGAGAAGATTCTGGGAGGGGATCTGGTGGACTACCACGTCGAAATCTTCGATCATGACTGACGGCTCCTGGCCCGCGTTTGGACGAGATTCTCTCGCTCCCGCCCTTTTGGCCCCAGGGCCGTCTGTGCTAGATTTGGACGATGATGCCTTGTAGAGCATCCGTGCACGCCGGACCCGCACGACGTGGCTCCGTCTGGCGCGCCTGGGTCGCCATCCTGACACTGGCAGTCACCGGCGCCGCAATCGCCGCGGCCATCTGCCACGAGGAGCACGCAGCCGGACACGACTGCACGGCCTGCCAGCTCCGGCACCAGCCCGCCGCCGAACTCTCCGGATCCTTGCAGATTGGTTTCTCGAACGTTTCGGCGCCGCTGAAGCGCGCTGGCGACGGCGGATGGATCTCATCCGGTCATTCCCGCAGCCTCTCCGCCCGCGCACCCCCCGCCTAGTTCCCGTTACACGCTTAGTTCGCCTTTAGTACCGCCATCGCCGGCGACACCGCCCGTTGTCGGTGGTGCAGGCAAATGCGCCCCGTGCGACCGATGTGTTTCCCGGCGCCGCGCGGGCCCGCGACCTCCGGTACCGCCCAGGGGAACTCTTCCCGAGGTCCGGCGTCGGCGCACGTTCCATGCGGTTTCCATTCCCGGCGGCGGATCAGTGAACCGTTGGGACTCAGGAAGGGGAATCCAGGAAGGAGAATCTGATGAACCGATTGACAGCAACTGGCATTACAGAGACAGGGGACTGGCGAGCGCTCAACGACCGCCTCGTCGCCGCGCTCAAGCCGTTCGCACCGCCGCTGGCTATCTCGTTCCACGGCGCCGGCGAGACGCTTGAGGCGACGGTCGGACTCGACCGCGCGATGGCGCGCTGCGCCTCGGCGGACGCGAAACGGTTTGGGTGAGCCGATGGCGAAAAAAGTCCGGTCATTCGACATTGTCATCGTTGGCGCCGGGGCCGCCGGTCTCGGCCTTGGTGTGACGCTACGCGACCTCGGAATCGAGAACTTTGTGATCCTCGACCGCTCCGCCATCGGCGCCTCATTCCTGCGTTGGCCCCGGCAAACGCGCTTCATCACGCCGTCGTTCAACAGCAACCAGTTCGGCAGCCTGGACCTGAATGCCATCTGCCTGTACACCTCGCCGGCTTACTCGGTTGGCGTCGAGCACCCCACGGGGGAGGAGTACGCCGGCTATCTGCGAGCGGTTGCGAAGCATTTTAACTTGCCCGTGGAGACCGGGGTCGACGTTCGCTCGGTCGCGACGAGAGCTCGATCCAAG includes:
- a CDS encoding DUF503 domain-containing protein, with the translated sequence MPIVFCSLEIYLPYSRSLKEKRNVVRKTADRLRSRLNFSVAEIDYQNLHRRARLGAVSVGPDRVTLERVSNRLIRESEKILGGDLVDYHVEIFDHD